From the genome of Fundulus heteroclitus isolate FHET01 chromosome 9, MU-UCD_Fhet_4.1, whole genome shotgun sequence, one region includes:
- the nipa2 gene encoding magnesium transporter NIPA2 isoform X1: MDPSDASGHGLPLCNLSRSGGGQSCWFGEHLPCLVVDVKDPNATSLIMGQDRGKYDFYIGLALAISSSIFIGGSFILKKKGLLRLAKKGSMRAGQGGHAYLKEWLWWAGLLSMGAGEAANFAAYAFAPATLVTPLGALSVLVSAVLSSYFLTERLNLHGKLGCLLSILGSTTMVIHAPKEEEIASLKDMAKKLVDPGFVVFATLVVIVALIFIFVVSPRHGQTNILVYITICSVIGALSVSCVKGLGIAIKEAIAGKNVFKNPLAWVLLVGLVGCVSTQINYLNKALDIFNTSLVTPIYYVFFTTSVLTCSAILFKEWEHMGAGDVIGTLSGFLTIIVGIFLLHAFKDVSVSLATLAVSIRKEERGAPAANGSAAHSNYELLHNESTEDVEDRGPPFDSVSRRNGAMTSSLDG, encoded by the exons ATGGATCCCTCCGACGCGTCAGGTCATGGGTTGCCCCTCTGTAATCTGTCCCGTTCTGGCG GTGGCCAGAGCTGCTGGTTCGGTGAGCACCTTCCCTGCCTGGTGGTAGATGTGAAAGATCCCAACGCAACCAGCCTCATCATGGGTCAGGACCGGGGCAAGTACGACTTCTACATCGGCCTGGCCTTGGCCATCAGCTCCAGCATCTTCATCGGTGGAAGCTTTATCCTCAAGAAGAAAGGACTCCTGAGATTGGCCAAGAAGGGATCCATGCGGGCAG ggCAGGGCGGTCATGCGTATCTAAAAGAGTGGCTGTGGTGGGCCGGTTTACTATCAA TGGGTGCTGGGGAAGCGGCTAACTTCGCAGCGTACGCTTTCGCTCCTGCAACCCTGGTCACGCCTCTGGGAGCCCTCAGCGTGCTCGTCAG TGCCGTGCTGTCGTCATACTTCTTGACGGAGCGGTTAAACCTGCACGGGAAGCTTGGCTGCCTGCTGAGCATCCTCGGCTCCACCACCATGGTTATTCACGCTCCAAAGGAGGAGGAGATCGCCAGCCTCAAAGACATGGCCAAGAAGCTGGTGGACCCAG GGTTCGTCGTCTTCGCCACTCTAGTTGTGATCGTGGCTCTCATCTTCATCTTCGTGGTCTCGCCCCGCCACGGTCAGACCAACATCCTGGTCTACATCACCATCTGCTCGGTGATCGGGGCGCTCTCCGTGTCCTGCGTCAAAGGACTGGGCATCGCCATCAAGGAGGCCATCGCCGGGAAAAACGTCTTCAAAAACCCCCTGGCCTGGGTCCTCCTGGTGGGTCTGGTGGGCTGCGTGAGCACGCAGATCAACTACCTGAACAAGGCCCTGGACATCTTCAACACCTCCCTGGTGACGCCCATCTACTACGTGTTCTTCACCACGTCGGTGCTCACCTGCTCCGCCATCCTCTTCAAAGAGTGGGAGCACATGGGCGCGGGCGACGTGATCGGGACCCTCAGCGGCTTCCTCACCATCATCGTGGGCATCTTCCTGCTGCACGCCTTCAAGGACGTCAGCGTCAGCTTGGCCACGCTGGCCGTGTCCATCAGGAAGGAGGAGCGCGGCGCCCCGGCGGCCAACGGCTCGGCGGCCCACAGCAACTACGAGCTGCTGCACAACGAGTCCACGGAGGACGTGGAGGACAGGGGGCCGCCGTTCGACAGCGTCTCCAGGAGGAACGGAGCAATGACTTCCTCCTTGGACGGCTAG
- the nipa2 gene encoding magnesium transporter NIPA2 isoform X2, with protein sequence MGQDRGKYDFYIGLALAISSSIFIGGSFILKKKGLLRLAKKGSMRAGQGGHAYLKEWLWWAGLLSMGAGEAANFAAYAFAPATLVTPLGALSVLVSAVLSSYFLTERLNLHGKLGCLLSILGSTTMVIHAPKEEEIASLKDMAKKLVDPGFVVFATLVVIVALIFIFVVSPRHGQTNILVYITICSVIGALSVSCVKGLGIAIKEAIAGKNVFKNPLAWVLLVGLVGCVSTQINYLNKALDIFNTSLVTPIYYVFFTTSVLTCSAILFKEWEHMGAGDVIGTLSGFLTIIVGIFLLHAFKDVSVSLATLAVSIRKEERGAPAANGSAAHSNYELLHNESTEDVEDRGPPFDSVSRRNGAMTSSLDG encoded by the exons ATGGGTCAGGACCGGGGCAAGTACGACTTCTACATCGGCCTGGCCTTGGCCATCAGCTCCAGCATCTTCATCGGTGGAAGCTTTATCCTCAAGAAGAAAGGACTCCTGAGATTGGCCAAGAAGGGATCCATGCGGGCAG ggCAGGGCGGTCATGCGTATCTAAAAGAGTGGCTGTGGTGGGCCGGTTTACTATCAA TGGGTGCTGGGGAAGCGGCTAACTTCGCAGCGTACGCTTTCGCTCCTGCAACCCTGGTCACGCCTCTGGGAGCCCTCAGCGTGCTCGTCAG TGCCGTGCTGTCGTCATACTTCTTGACGGAGCGGTTAAACCTGCACGGGAAGCTTGGCTGCCTGCTGAGCATCCTCGGCTCCACCACCATGGTTATTCACGCTCCAAAGGAGGAGGAGATCGCCAGCCTCAAAGACATGGCCAAGAAGCTGGTGGACCCAG GGTTCGTCGTCTTCGCCACTCTAGTTGTGATCGTGGCTCTCATCTTCATCTTCGTGGTCTCGCCCCGCCACGGTCAGACCAACATCCTGGTCTACATCACCATCTGCTCGGTGATCGGGGCGCTCTCCGTGTCCTGCGTCAAAGGACTGGGCATCGCCATCAAGGAGGCCATCGCCGGGAAAAACGTCTTCAAAAACCCCCTGGCCTGGGTCCTCCTGGTGGGTCTGGTGGGCTGCGTGAGCACGCAGATCAACTACCTGAACAAGGCCCTGGACATCTTCAACACCTCCCTGGTGACGCCCATCTACTACGTGTTCTTCACCACGTCGGTGCTCACCTGCTCCGCCATCCTCTTCAAAGAGTGGGAGCACATGGGCGCGGGCGACGTGATCGGGACCCTCAGCGGCTTCCTCACCATCATCGTGGGCATCTTCCTGCTGCACGCCTTCAAGGACGTCAGCGTCAGCTTGGCCACGCTGGCCGTGTCCATCAGGAAGGAGGAGCGCGGCGCCCCGGCGGCCAACGGCTCGGCGGCCCACAGCAACTACGAGCTGCTGCACAACGAGTCCACGGAGGACGTGGAGGACAGGGGGCCGCCGTTCGACAGCGTCTCCAGGAGGAACGGAGCAATGACTTCCTCCTTGGACGGCTAG